The nucleotide window GTATACCTCGCTCTACCATATACGGAATGTGACATGGTCACCATATCCTGTGAGCACGGATCTGTCAGTAGGTCCTCCTGGATAGGCTTTATCAGTATGAACTGATGGCTCTCTAAGCGCATGTGTCGTGGCGTCTGTATCAGCAGGAGACATCTCATCAACCGCTACAGGAGCCTCCTCAACAACTACGTCATAGTGGGTACCTGCTCCTCCACAACCGGTACCACAACAACTGGCTCCTCCACAGTTGGTACTACCACAACTAGCTCCTCCATATCCGGTACCTCCATAACTGGATCCTCTACAACTATGGGTGGCAAAATGGATCGTGGACCGTCGGTCTGACACACACATCCGCCataaaaaatggcgggttggttGGGATTTTGGGCTCGCCGCCAACCAAAGCCCGCCCTGCAAAAACCTACCGCCTGCCAATACTCACCCCGCCAAAATCCGTCGCCCGCCAAAGCCTGCCCCGCTTATTCGTTCAGTTCATCCCGCCCTAAGCCCAcacttttttagttaattttagtaattgcaattcttgatggtttaattTATACGTTTATTTGTGAATAAATGCAACATTTTTTaagtacaattttttaaaaagatgctttaaaaaaattgttctaaaatataagtgaaaaatttaattgaaaggtaaaaaagtctattaatctattaaaaaaatgaaaaaaatgaaaaaaataaaaaataggcggGAAAGTTCGCCGACCGCCAATCTGCCACCTTGGCAGGGCGGGCTTTATTTTATACCCATTTCCACTTGGCGGGCTTGCCCTCCCCGCTCTTTTTTTTATGGGCTTAAGGAGGGGCATGGGTCCCGTTTTTCCACCCCTATTCATAATCGGTATAACCACAACTGGATCATCCACAGGCACAGTCACAACTAGCTCCTCCACAGGTGCCTCCTCAGTAGTAGCAAAGCGGTAGCTACTCTAGTAGTCTGGCGTTTGGGTATGCGGTACTGCATCTGCTCAGCCAACCATTTTTGGTGAGAATCGGTCGAAGAATGTCTTTTAGCCTGTAGTTGGGAAGCTTCTGCCTCATCCCTCCGGGCTTGAGCCTCTGCCCTATTAGTCAGTCTGCCCGCAACGGAACCATCTTTACCTCTAGCCTCACTGAAACAAATAAATAAGGCACAACAAGTTAGTAAAAAAATGAACTGCTGGacattttgaaatttccggtacaaaATCCTCTAAAAGGCCCCTTATAGCGTATTTTGCTTTggcccccctgaagttttttttacTAAAGGCCCCTTATAAAACATAAATCCTAGATTTACCACACCCTTTTATCCTATTTGCTGATTGGGCTTTGACTTAATTGATGATGTGGCAAATGGGCACTCGATGAATGTATAATTGCCCTATTTTCTTCAAAATACGATTCTAGGGTTTGTTCTCCCCTAACTTGGCCTCTTTTCTGGAAAATTTTTCACCCTTCTCTGATTCTCCTTCTTTGTCCTCGTCTCATCTGCCATCATCGTCCATCGTGTGTCCTCATCCATTCAATCGGAAGCATGGTTGGATGCAGTTCTCGTGGGAGCACTCTTGATTCAGCATCGTCTTATGGTTTACCCAAATGTGGCTGTGGTAGAGAAATGAAGATGTGGGTCGCCAACATAGTGCAAAACCCCAACCGAAAGTTCTGGAAATGTCGAAGTGCTGGGGTGAGTTTGTTTCTGTTGAAAGTTTAAagaaagttttgatttttcttaataCTAACACATGTGTAACTCGTTTTTTATAGACCGAGAATAGCTGTGAATTATTCCCATGGGATGATGAAATTGGCGACTTCAACAAAGGGGAAACTGTTATTCATTCATTATGTAAGAAATGTGA belongs to Vicia villosa cultivar HV-30 ecotype Madison, WI unplaced genomic scaffold, Vvil1.0 ctg.000463F_1_1, whole genome shotgun sequence and includes:
- the LOC131628547 gene encoding uncharacterized protein LOC131628547, with translation MVGCSSRGSTLDSASSYGLPKCGCGREMKMWVANIVQNPNRKFWKCRSAGTENSCELFPWDDEIGDFNKGETVIHSLCKKCDVLELQLESLTSKLKKLKMKFEAQKRNNMQLKIAFVLCCLVVGLFYNFM